A part of Babylonia areolata isolate BAREFJ2019XMU chromosome 6, ASM4173473v1, whole genome shotgun sequence genomic DNA contains:
- the LOC143282999 gene encoding uncharacterized protein LOC143282999 has protein sequence MYYLQRVLGLALPLILMVLCNTRLLLISRRPRHNLGLTEQHTHTEARYRLTLSVLCISLSSLLSYPVAIVTETATNVHCYTGNVYSCDRFTVYCVKFVTFLLQIINLGVNFFFYFAFSSRFRQLLKLRIRCCRSGGGGGGGGQAKVAGSGGGGKLSSVNTVHSSMTNTSSQGPTSSRGMTDDRNAQDGRHEP, from the exons ATGTACTATCTGCAGAGGGTGCTGGGTCTGGCGCTGCCCCTGATCCTTATGGTCCTCTGCAACACccgcctcctcctcatctcccgcCGGCCCCGACACAACCTGGGGctgacagaacagcacacacacactgaggccag GTACCGCCTGACGCTGTCGGTGCTGTGCATCTCGCTGAGCTCCCTGCTGTCCTACCCTGTGGCCATCGTCACGGAGACCGCCACCAACGTCCACTGCTACACGGGCAACGTCTACAGCTGTGACCGCTTCACCGTCTACTGCGTCAAGTTCGTCACCTTCCTTCTGCAGATCATCAACCTGGGCgtcaacttcttcttctacttcgcaTTCTCCAGTCGCTTTCGGCAGCTGCTCAAGTTGAGGATCCGTTGCTgccgtagtggtggtggtggtggtggtggtgggcaggccAAGGTAGCAGGTAGTGGCGGCGGTGGGAAGCTGTCCTCTGTCAATACCGTGCACAGTTCAATGACGAACACTTCCTCGCAAGGTCCGACGAGCAGCAGGGGAATGACCGATGATCGTAATGCACAGGACGGCAGACATGAACCATGA